One Halalkalibaculum roseum genomic window carries:
- a CDS encoding DUF4962 domain-containing protein, protein MKTFYINLLAGIFILVSFVQCQKVTGPDTTVESEENITAELVSPTNNSTGESLQVELKWKKIRGGKEYQIRLATDQNIDSTLIDTSTQGTSYTTPTLEPGTTYYWQVKPLERNGYWSEIWHFTTSDGSTNEQTSTTLAVTLISPEHGASDLAVPVAFEWEAISGISSYQIQIAEGNSFSTLTANASVSGTTYESSGVENGKTY, encoded by the coding sequence ATGAAAACTTTCTATATCAATCTACTGGCAGGTATTTTTATACTTGTCTCTTTTGTACAATGCCAAAAAGTAACGGGTCCGGATACTACGGTTGAATCCGAAGAGAATATTACCGCGGAACTGGTATCTCCCACTAATAATTCCACTGGCGAATCCCTCCAGGTCGAACTTAAATGGAAAAAAATTCGGGGAGGTAAAGAGTACCAAATACGTCTGGCCACTGACCAGAATATAGATTCTACTTTGATTGATACTTCAACTCAAGGAACTTCCTATACGACGCCTACCCTTGAACCGGGTACCACATATTACTGGCAGGTAAAACCTCTGGAAAGAAACGGGTATTGGTCGGAAATTTGGCATTTTACCACTTCCGACGGAAGTACGAATGAACAAACCTCAACGACTCTTGCTGTTACACTTATTTCACCTGAGCACGGTGCCAGTGACCTAGCGGTCCCCGTTGCCTTTGAGTGGGAAGCGATCTCGGGAATCAGCAGTTATCAGATTCAAATTGCGGAGGGGAATTCTTTCTCTACCCTTACCGCCAATGCAAGCGTCTCCGGTACAACCTACGAAAGCAGTGGTGTTGAGAATGGGAAAACCTATT